Proteins from a genomic interval of Nematostella vectensis chromosome 5, jaNemVect1.1, whole genome shotgun sequence:
- the LOC5517675 gene encoding histone H1-delta — translation MSAASPKRARSRSRSRSRSRSRSKSPRPKVAKVKRARKPTKPASHPTYQEMIATAITSLKERGGSSRQAIAKFIKANYPAVGDPGAHLKMALKRGVAAGRLVQPKGKGASGSFKLTAAAKKPAKKAVKPKKKATPKKKKPAAKPKKKATPKKKAAAKKTKKAKSPKKAKSPKKAKKPKKSPAKKAARKPAKKSAKKPAKKAGAKKAKK, via the coding sequence ATGTCGGCAGCTAGTCCGAAGAGAGCCAGGTCCCGCTCAAGATCACGTTCCCGCTCTAGATCAAGATCAAAGAGCCCTAGACCAAAGGTCGCCAAAGTCAAGCGCGCTCGCAAGCCAACAAAGCCTGCAAGTCACCCGACATATCAAGAGATGATCGCCACTGCTATCACTTCTCTGAAAGAACGTGGCGGTTCCTCCCGACAAGCCATTGCCAAGTTCATCAAGGCCAACTACCCTGCCGTCGGGGATCCAGGAGCACACCTGAAAATGGCGCTAAAGCGAGGAGTCGCAGCGGGAAGATTGGTTCAGCCGAAAGGAAAAGGCGCGTCTGGCTCCTTCAAGCTTACAGCCGCGGCGAAGAAACCTGCGAAGAAAGCTGTCAAGCCCAAGAAAAAGGCAACTCCAAAGAAGAAGAAGCCAGCTGCGAAGCCAAAGAAGAAGGCCACGCCAAAGAAAAAGGCTGCAGCAAAGAAGACGAAAAAGGCAAAGTCTCCTAAGAAAGCCAAGTCTCCCAAGAAGGCAAAGAAACCGAAGAAGTCTCCAGCAAAGAAGGCCGCAAGAAAGCCCGCGAAAAAATCCGCCAAGAAACCAGCAAAGAAGGCAGGCGCTAAAAAAGCCAAGAAATAG